In Pieris napi chromosome 2, ilPieNapi1.2, whole genome shotgun sequence, the following proteins share a genomic window:
- the LOC125058617 gene encoding proton-coupled folate transporter-like yields MSSEYGALDVNVNLPKRAVSNTIELPLFLNMVAISLSGAALGNIILYRSCVHALNFPEEECRPFLSPVKNNETNHLEADVQRYATFVSTVKMVLEAVVPAFLSFFLGAWSDTYGRKPLMVWSLLGSAITSMLLVIFGLMDNLGPWWYIATVIPFSLTGGYVVLFTGAYCYVSDTSTKENTSLRMTMVDATASSGSVIGSILSSYLILSIGNVYLLLLTSTLNVFSYAFTNVYIKESLNGALEDGSWRVLDLLLVKDMFRECFKHRPDHKRTQIILISITKFLLIIVLYGTSSLEYLFTRTQLHWSLQDFTKYSALSTSLSFVGGFFGIMVVQKILGIGDISFAIFAILSTVAEYVLKICAISWWYMYLGSLVSVFKGLASALTRSYISKILPSEDVAKIFALVCGFEGFAPLLAPLIYNSLYAATLATLPGAIYILSSIFALFCVVMLGFVQYYHWRGSGAHYQRINSD; encoded by the exons atgtcTAGTGAATATGGAGCATTGGATGTGAATGTGAATTTGCCGAAGAGAGCAGTAAGCAACACTATAGAGTTGCCGCTGTTTTTGAACATGGTCGCAATATCGTTAAGCG GAGCTGCATTAggaaacataattttataccgATCCTGCGTCCACGCGCTAAATTTTCCGGAAGAGGAATGCCGGCCATTTCTTTCGCCggtaaaaaataatgagaCCAATCATTTAGAGGCCGATGTTCAAAGATATGCCACATTTGTATCAACTGTGAAAATGGTGTTGGAAGCCGTTGTTCCGGCCTTCCTCTCGTTCTTCCTTGGTGCATGGTCGGACACGTATGGCAGGAAGCCTCTTATGGTCTGGTCACTTTTAG gTTCAGCAATAACGAGTATGCTACTTGTTATATTTGGCTTGATGGATAACCTCGGTCCTTGGTGGTATATTGCGACAGTAATACCATTTTCTTTGACCGGTGGTTATGTGGTTCTTTTCACGGGGGCGTATTGCTACGTCAGTGACACCAGTACCAAGGAGAACACGTCATTAAG gaTGACAATGGTGGACGCGACTGCATCATCGGGCAGTGTGATTGGTTCCATATTAAGTTCTTATTTGATACTATCCATTGGAAACGTGTACCTTCTACTTTTGACGTCTACTTTGAACGTATTCTCATACGCATTTACTAACGTCTACATAAAGGAGTCTTTAAATGGTGCCTTAGAG GACGGATCGTGGAGAGTGTTAGACCTACTATTAGTTAAGGACATGTTTAGAGAATGCTTTAAACATCGTCCTGATCACAAGAGAacgcaaattattttaatttcaataacgAAATTTCTCCTAATAATTGTGTTGTATGGTACAAGCtctttagaatatttattcacaagAACACAATTGCATTGGTCATTACAAGACTTTACTAAATACTCAGCTCTAAGTACGTCGTTATCTTTCGTCGGAGGATTCTTCGGTATAATGGTTGTTCAGAAAATCTTAGGAATAGGAGATATTTCCTTCGCTATATTTGCGATTCTTAGCACTGTAGCGGAATATGTCCTAAAGATTTGTGCTATATCGTGGTGGTATATGTATTTGG GTTCTCTAGTATCCGTATTTAAAGGGCTGGCAAGCGCATTAACTCGTTCTTACATAAGTAAAATCCTGCCATCAGAAGATGtagcaaaaatatttgcacTGGTGTGTGGATTTGAAGGTTTCGCACCACTTTTGGCGCCATTGATCTATAACTCTTTATATGCCGCCACTCTGGCAACACTGCCCGGCGCCATTTATATACTAAGCAGTATATTTGCGTTATTCTGTGTCGTAATGTTGGG ATTCGTACAATACTATCACTGGAGAGGATCGGGAGCACATTATCAACGTATTAATTCTG ATTAA
- the LOC125059249 gene encoding uncharacterized protein LOC125059249 has translation MSSAQEIVSKRDERVEAVQHRLSLVSNSSNTNNNSHLNNQIRLPTIKLPTFDGNYLKWLEFRDTFDSLINANDTLPDISKFHYLRSSLEGGAVVTIKSIEFTSENYLVAWELLCNRYNNKNVLINNHLKSLFSLESLNRESHRSLRYIIDHVSKNLRALNTLGEHTDKWDSLVIYIVVQKLDSVTSIKWEEYKLNLGGSIELEDFYQFLRQRADILETVQGGSRAVQVNRNERFVSSKEPRHIKTFFSSTPNGSCFMCNENHRVYKCDQFKNLSIEAREAEVSKRKLCSNCLRPGHSTSNCRLSSCRACNKKHNSLLCHNNNSVNKVLQNESHLNLQTNEVKQNTNHEKQNLNTVASTSTVLTTLTSYSSNSEVLLGTAVVEVVVERDNSTYLARVLLDCGSQSSFVTDNLKNKLKIKTNSTKSRCISGLNNSISTATEYCTLKLKSRINAYTTDVHCMIISNISENLPSVEIDPEDLNIPNNTALADPNFHKSNKVDILIGSDVMWNIVKGGCQISLGENKPKLIYSKFGWLVSGPMTLAMPSVKCNKKSVCHFSQEIKDSLSKFWDLENFIMPKRSLSTDEQICEDSFNENTIRLPSGRFQVKMPLRESPEALGDSYSLAKRCFLNLERRFQKQPKLKEMYSDFIHENTNPSNLKQFVYNRVNEIHELTDKSAWHHISTEINPADIASRGVSPSKLQDLELWWSGPPFLMKPKTEWPSAPIENVELPELKVYSCCVSAEHSFEFDRFSKFKRMIRVVGYILRFIHNCKTNKDSRLSGDLSNDEIDRSTQTLIKTCQQDSFPNEVQSLKNNKKIHHKSRILSLNPYLDEHDLIRVGGRIQNSICEYSKKHPILLCARHNFTKLLFKKEHVRHKHCGPELLLSIIRDQYWPIGGRNLARSTFRKCIVCVRMQSNSIQPMMGNLPPPRVTLTYPFLATGVDFGGPFSIVDRKGRGCKISKCWLSLFVCLSTKALTLEVVSSLSTEAFLMCLRRFISRRGKPHDIYCDNGTNFVGANNELGRMLQASQSSVSAAAHDEGIKFHFSPAYSPHWRGLNEAGIRSAKLLMKRVIGNANLTFEELTTLFTQIEAILNSRPLTPLTSDPSDVTPLTPGHFLIGRPLTALPEPPILTNYPNRYQKLEQLKRHFWDRFHREYLSELQQRTKWREQRGTLKEGDLVVIKDDNLPPMRWRLGRVKKLYPGADGITRVADFTTSRGVIQRALGRVCLLPAINPEDESLGNQGSQGGEPVHAHGT, from the exons ATGTCTAGTGCCCAGGAAATAGTGTCAAAACGAGATGAGCGAGTCGAGGCTGTCCAGCATAGACTTTCTCTTGTAAGTAATTCCAGTAATACCAATAATAATAGCcacttaaataatcaaattcgATTGCCGACAATAAAATTACCAACTTTTGATGGAAACTACTTGAAATGGCTGGAATTTAGAGACACTTTTGACTCGCTCATCAATGCAAATGATACTTTACCTGACATTAGCAAATTTCATTACCTTAGGTCCTCACTAGAGGGTGGTGCCGTTGTCACGATAAAATCTATTGAGTTTACGAGTGAAAATTATCTGGTTGCATGGGAACTACTGTGTAACagatataataacaaaaacgtactgATTAATAACCACCTCAAATCGTTATTCAGCCTTGAATCTTTAAATAGGGAGTCGCATAGATCACTCAGGTACATTATAGATCATGTTTCAAAGAATTTGAGGGCTTTAAATACGCTTGGTGAGCACACTGATAAGTGGGATAGTctcgtaatttatatagtagTGCAAAAGCTAGATAGTGTAACTAGCATTAAGTGGGAAGAGTACAAATTGAACCTTGGTGGGTCGATAGAACTAGAAGAtttttaccaatttttaaGACAACGTGCTGATATTTTAGAGACCGTCCAAGGCGGCTCTAGAGCAGTTCAGGTTAATAGAAATGAAAGGTTTGTTAGTAGTAAGGAACCAAGAcacattaaaacttttttctcATCTACGCCAAATGGATCATGTTTTATGTGTAATGAGAATCATCGTGTGTATAAATGTGATCAATTTAAGAATTTGAGTATCGAAGCCAGGGAAGCAGAAGTTTCCAAACGCAAGCTCTGCTCCAATTGTCTTCGTCCAGGGCATTCCACTTCCAACTGTCGTCTCAGCTCCTGCAGAGCCTGTAACAAAAAGcataatagtttattatgtcataataataatagtgtcAATAAAGTATTGCAAAACGAAAGTCACTTGAACTTACAAACTAACGaggtaaaacaaaacactaaccatgaaaaacaaaatttgaataCTGTGGCTAGCACTAGCACTGTTCTGACCACACTTACCTCATACTCGAGTAACAGCGAAGTCCTCCTGGGCACTGCAGTGGTTGAAGTCGTCGTTGAGCGTGACAACAGTACTTACCTGGCACGCGTTCTTTTGGACTGTGGAAGTCAAAGTTCGTTTGTCACAGATAAcctgaaaaataaacttaaaattaaaactaatagtACTAAGTCACGGTGTATAAGTGGACTGAACAATTCAATATCTACAGCCACTGAATattgtacattaaaattaaagtcaaGAATTAATGCCTACACTACGGATGTACATTGTATgattatatcaaatatttcagaaaactTACCTAGTGTAGAAATCGATCCCGAGGATTTAAACATACCCAACAATACTGCACTCGCCGATCCAAACTTCCATAAAAGTAACAAAGTTGATATATTAATTGGGTCCGATGTAATGTGGAATATTGTTAAGGGAGGTTGCCAGATATCATTAGGTGAAAATAAACCTAAGTTAATTTATTCGAAGTTTGGATGGTTGGTTTCAGGGCCCATGACTCTGGCCATGCCATCTGTGAAGTGTAACAAGAAATCTGTATGTCATTTTAGTCAGGAAATTAAAGACTCACTTTCTAAATTTTGGGACTTGGAAAATTTCATAATGCCAAAACGATCATTGTCAACAGATGAACAAATCTGTGAAGATTCCTTTAATGAAAATACAATTCGCTTACCGTCTGGTAGATTCCAAGTAAAAATGCCTTTGCGCGAGTCTCCTGAGGCTCTTGGAGACTCTTACTCACTTGCTAAgagatgttttttaaatttggaaaggCGTTTTCAAAAGCAGCCGAAATTAAAGGAAATGTATAGTGATTTTATACATGA AAATACCAACCCTAGTAATCTAAAGCAATTTGTTTACAATCGAGTAAATGAAATTCATGAACTGACTGACAAATCTGCATGGCATCACATTTCTACAGAAATAAATCCGGCAGACATAGCTTCTCGAGGAGTCAGCCCTAGCAAGCTTCAAGATTTAGAATTATGGTGGAGTGGCCCACCCTTTTTAATGAAACCTAAAACGGAGTGGCCAAGCGCTCCTATAGAAAATGTTGAGCTTCCGGAGCTCAAAGTATATTCATGTTGTGTGTCTGCTGAGCATTCATTTGAGTTTGATAGGTTCTCGAAATTTAAACGAATGATCCGGGTGGTAGGATATATCTTAAGATTTATTCACaattgtaaaacaaataagGATTCGCGGCTAAGTGGTGATCTGAGTAACGATGAAATAGATAGGTCTACTCAGACCCTAATCAAAACCTGCCAACAAGATTCCTTTCCAAATGAGGTGCaatcattaaaaaacaataaaaagataCATCATAAATCGAGGATTTTGTCACTAAACCCTTACTTAGATGAGCATGATTTGATTAGGGTTGGAGGCAGAATCCAAAACTCAATCTGTGAGTATTCTAAAAAACATCCCATTTTATTATGTGCACGTCATAACTTTACGAAACTGTTGTTTAAGAAAGAACATGTGCGTCATAAACATTGTGGGCCTGAATTATTACTTAGCATTATACGAGATCAATATTGGCCCATCGGGGGACGTAATCTTGCACGCAGTACATTTAGGAAATGTATCGTGTGTGTTCGTATGCAGAGTAACTCAATACAGCCTATGATGGGTAACTTACCCCCTCCTCGAGTCACTCTTACCTATCCCTTCCTCGCGACAGGCGTAGACTTTGGCGGGCCCTTCTCAATCGTAGACCGCAAGGGCAGAGGATGTAAGATATCCAAATGTTGGCTTAGtctttttgtgtgtttaagcACTAAGGCATTAACTTTGGAGGTGGTTAGTAGTCTGAGTACTGAAGCATTTTTAATGTGTTTGCGTAGATTTATATCACGTCGTGGCAAGCCTCATGATATTTATTGTGACAATGGCACCAACTTTGTGGGTGCAAATAATGAGCTAGGCAGAATGTTGCAGGCAAGCCAAAGTTCTGTTAGTGCGGCTGCCCACGACGAGGgcattaaatttcatttttcgCCCGCTTATTCCCCTCACTGGAGGGGGCTGAACGAGGCTGGAATCCGTTCAGCAAAGTTACTAATGAAACGTGTAATAGGAAATGCGAACCTGACGTTCGAGGAGCTCACGACGCTATTCACCCAGATTGAAGCAATTCTTAACTCCCGCCCGTTAACTCCCCTAACGTCAGACCCTTCCGATGTTACTCCTCTGACTCCAGGGCACTTCCTTATAGGCCGGCCGCTGACAGCTTTACCAGAACCAcctattttaacaaattatccAAACAGATACCAAAAATTGGAACAGCTTAAGCGGCATTTCTGGGACCGGTTTCATAGGGAATATTTAAGTGAGCTGCAGCAGCGGACTAAGTGGCGAGAGCAGAGGGGAACACTCAAAGAGGGCGATCTTGTTGTCATCAAGGACGACAACCTTCCCCCAATGCGATGGCGCTTGGGACGAGTTAAGAAACTGTATCCAGGGGCAGACGGCATCACTCGAGTAGCCGATTTCACGACCTCACGTGGCGTAATCCAGAGGGCCTTAGGCAGGG